One Candidatus Methylomirabilota bacterium DNA segment encodes these proteins:
- the sufC gene encoding Fe-S cluster assembly ATPase SufC, translating to MLTIKNLHAKVGGAVILRGVDLVVKHGEVHAVMGPNGSGKSTLAHVLAGRDGYEVTAGEVVYEGKDLLRMPPEERAREGIFLSFQYPVEIPGVSTSYFLKAAVNAIRKHRGLEELDAIDFLNLIKEKMKLVELDQSLLNRSLNEGFSGGEKKRNEIFQMAVLDPKLAILDETDSGLDIDALRIVANGIDALRSPDRAMILITHYQRLLNYVTPDVVHVLFEGRIVKSGGQDLAHELEAKGYDWIKAEAELTQQPVV from the coding sequence TTGCTCACAATTAAAAACCTGCACGCGAAGGTAGGGGGCGCCGTAATTCTGCGCGGGGTCGATCTGGTGGTGAAGCATGGCGAGGTCCATGCTGTCATGGGTCCTAACGGCTCGGGCAAGAGCACGTTGGCCCACGTGCTCGCCGGTCGGGATGGTTATGAAGTGACGGCTGGCGAGGTGGTGTACGAGGGGAAGGATCTGCTCCGAATGCCCCCGGAAGAGCGCGCTCGCGAGGGGATTTTTCTCTCCTTCCAATACCCGGTCGAGATCCCAGGGGTGAGTACGAGTTACTTTTTGAAGGCGGCAGTGAATGCCATACGGAAGCACCGCGGCCTCGAAGAGCTTGATGCCATCGACTTCCTCAACCTGATCAAGGAAAAGATGAAGCTCGTCGAGTTGGACCAAAGCCTCTTGAATCGTTCACTCAACGAAGGCTTCTCGGGCGGGGAGAAGAAGCGAAACGAGATCTTTCAGATGGCCGTACTCGACCCCAAGTTGGCGATTCTGGATGAGACTGATTCCGGCCTGGATATCGATGCCTTGAGGATTGTGGCGAACGGTATCGATGCGCTCAGGAGCCCGGATCGCGCCATGATCCTGATTACCCATTACCAGCGGTTACTGAATTACGTCACTCCCGACGTCGTCCACGTACTCTTTGAGGGGCGGATTGTCAAGTCAGGCGGGCAGGATCTGGCGCACGAGCTCGAGGCGAAAGGGTACGACTGGATCAAGGCGGAAGCTGAACTTACCCAGCAGCCGGTCGTGTAG